In a single window of the Flavobacterium ammoniigenes genome:
- a CDS encoding LTA synthase family protein, producing MSLLKKLSPFYTLTLFYLIVSFFLRTILLFHPITQASFSGLDLFKIVVFGVVSDSLVFIVLSSFLWLYLVFISNSKYLQPTGYLLFGTLVSLFLYVAFGNTILNEYGGALPEIGMAFIGLKTLLFGLLLFLPKYRQTIRFWLFSFVIFLYVTLILQNAISEFFFWNEFGVKYNFIAVNYLVYTNEVIGNIMQSYPVIPIFTALFILSGTITYFIVKHSKNYLESIPTFVEKIKISGLYLVLLGFSLVTVPFLAAKENSQNIFTNELQSNGIYKFYLAFIHSELDYFKFYKTIPSNEAYAILKEQIPGISSESTSRFINGKGQETHKNVVLITIESYSADFMKAYGNENNITPFLDELATQSLQFTNLYAVGNRTVRGLEAVTLCFPPTAGESVVKRKDNKNKFSTGNVFKQKGYNVNYLYGGDAFFDNMEDFFSGNGYGIIDKKSLNPSEITFSNVWGVCDEDMANKAIQVMNAEAKTGKPFFNHWMTVSNHRPFTYPNNKIDIPGDAKSRDGGVKYTDYALKQFFDMAKKQAWFNNTVFVIIADHCASSAGKTELPLDKYRIPAMVYSPGFIAPQKYNQLMSQIDVMPTLMGLLNFSYESKFYGQDVLESDYKPRALIATYQDLGLIKDNVLTIISPKQQVKQFQLSLKPNQKMAPEFQLYYDQVLLKKERTDLVNETVSYYQTASDLLKKKKYQNK from the coding sequence ATGTCTTTACTAAAAAAACTATCTCCTTTCTATACACTTACTTTATTTTATTTAATTGTAAGCTTTTTTTTAAGAACCATATTATTATTTCATCCCATTACACAAGCGAGTTTTTCAGGGCTTGATCTATTCAAAATAGTTGTTTTTGGAGTCGTATCTGATAGTTTGGTATTTATCGTATTGAGTAGTTTTTTGTGGTTGTACTTAGTATTTATTTCCAATTCAAAATACCTACAACCAACGGGATATTTACTGTTTGGAACATTGGTAAGTTTGTTTTTGTATGTGGCATTTGGGAATACAATTTTAAATGAATATGGAGGCGCTTTACCTGAAATAGGAATGGCATTCATTGGATTAAAAACACTACTATTTGGTTTATTATTATTTCTTCCAAAATACCGTCAAACTATTCGTTTTTGGTTATTTTCATTTGTGATTTTTCTATACGTAACTTTAATACTTCAAAATGCAATTAGTGAATTTTTCTTTTGGAATGAATTTGGTGTAAAATACAATTTTATCGCTGTGAACTATTTGGTGTATACCAATGAAGTAATTGGTAATATAATGCAGTCCTATCCTGTAATACCCATTTTCACTGCCCTTTTTATTTTATCAGGCACTATTACCTATTTCATTGTAAAACACTCTAAAAATTACTTAGAATCGATCCCAACTTTTGTAGAAAAAATTAAAATTTCAGGATTGTATTTAGTTCTTTTAGGCTTTTCATTAGTGACCGTTCCATTTTTAGCTGCCAAAGAAAATTCTCAAAACATCTTTACTAATGAATTGCAATCCAATGGAATTTATAAATTCTATTTGGCTTTCATACATAGTGAATTGGATTACTTTAAATTTTACAAAACGATTCCAAGTAATGAAGCCTATGCTATTTTGAAAGAGCAAATACCAGGTATATCAAGTGAATCAACTTCGCGATTTATTAATGGAAAAGGACAAGAAACTCATAAAAATGTTGTACTGATTACAATTGAAAGCTACAGCGCTGATTTTATGAAAGCCTATGGTAACGAAAACAATATTACCCCGTTTTTGGATGAATTGGCCACCCAAAGTTTACAATTCACCAATTTGTACGCCGTGGGCAATCGAACCGTTCGTGGTCTCGAAGCTGTAACGCTTTGCTTTCCTCCAACAGCCGGAGAAAGTGTCGTAAAACGAAAAGACAATAAAAACAAATTTTCTACTGGAAATGTTTTCAAACAAAAAGGATATAATGTAAACTACTTGTATGGTGGTGATGCCTTTTTTGATAATATGGAAGATTTTTTCTCTGGAAATGGTTATGGTATAATTGATAAGAAATCATTGAATCCGAGTGAAATTACTTTTTCCAATGTTTGGGGGGTATGTGATGAAGATATGGCAAATAAAGCAATCCAAGTTATGAATGCCGAAGCAAAAACAGGAAAGCCATTCTTTAATCATTGGATGACTGTAAGTAACCATCGACCATTTACGTATCCGAACAATAAAATTGACATTCCGGGTGATGCGAAATCAAGAGATGGCGGAGTAAAATATACCGACTATGCATTGAAGCAATTCTTTGATATGGCAAAAAAACAAGCTTGGTTCAACAACACTGTTTTTGTGATTATTGCGGATCATTGTGCTTCTAGTGCAGGTAAAACAGAATTACCTTTGGACAAATATAGAATTCCGGCTATGGTATATAGTCCAGGATTTATTGCACCTCAAAAGTACAACCAATTAATGTCCCAAATTGATGTAATGCCCACACTAATGGGCTTATTGAATTTTAGCTATGAAAGTAAGTTTTACGGACAAGATGTATTGGAATCTGATTACAAGCCAAGAGCATTGATTGCTACCTATCAGGATTTAGGTTTGATAAAAGACAATGTTTTGACGATTATATCGCCAAAACAACAGGTCAAACAATTCCAATTGAGCTTGAAACCAAACCAAAAAATGGCTCCTGAATTTCAACTTTATTATGACCAGGTATTATTGAAAAAAGAAAGAACCGACTTAGTCAATGAAACAGTTTCGTATTATCAAACGGCCTCCGACTTATTGAAGAAAAAGAAGTACCAAAACAAATAA
- the ilvN gene encoding acetolactate synthase small subunit — MENKTFTISVYSENNVGLLNRISVIFLKRHINILSLNVSESEIENVSRFVIVVDTTEKWVKNIVGQIEKQIEVIKAFYHIDEETIFLESAIFKINSSLLFDERQIQNIIKESHSEIVTVSRDFFVISKTGRRSEIDELHAKLKPFGIMQFVRSGRISVSKEKMEITSLLEELQS; from the coding sequence ATGGAAAATAAAACATTCACCATTTCTGTATATTCAGAAAACAACGTAGGCTTACTGAATAGAATATCTGTGATATTCTTGAAACGCCATATCAATATTTTAAGTTTAAATGTATCCGAATCAGAAATCGAAAATGTTTCTCGTTTTGTAATTGTTGTGGATACTACTGAAAAATGGGTTAAAAATATTGTTGGTCAAATCGAAAAACAAATCGAGGTAATCAAAGCATTTTATCATATTGATGAAGAAACCATTTTCTTGGAAAGTGCTATTTTCAAAATCAATTCGAGTTTGTTGTTTGACGAAAGACAAATTCAAAATATCATCAAAGAAAGTCACTCTGAAATAGTAACTGTTTCCAGAGACTTTTTTGTAATCTCAAAAACAGGACGTCGTTCGGAAATTGATGAGTTACATGCAAAATTAAAACCTTTCGGAATTATGCAATTTGTGCGTTCAGGAAGAATTTCGGTTTCCAAAGAAAAAATGGAAATTACCAGTTTATTAGAAGAATTACAATCATAA
- the ilvC gene encoding ketol-acid reductoisomerase has translation MANYFNSLPLRLQLEQLGVCEFMDQSEFAEGTQALAGKKVVIVGCGAQGLNQGLNMRDSGLDISYALRAEAIAEKRASYKNAADNGFKVGTYEELIPTADLVCNLTPDKQHTAVVNAIMPLMKKGATLAYSHGFNIVEEGMQIRKDLTVIMCAPKCPGSEVREEYKRGFGVPTLIAVHPENDPNGVGLAQAKAYAVATGGHRAGVLRSSFVAEVKSDLMGEQTILCGLLQTGSILCFDKMVAEGVDAGYASKLIQYGWETITEGLKHGGITNMMDRLSNPAKIAAFNVAEELKEIMRPLFQKHMDDIISGHFSKTMMEDWANDDKNLLAWRAATGETNFEKTPAGDVEISEQEYYDNGVLMVAMVKAGVELAFEAMTDSGIIEESAYYESLHETPLIANTIARKKLFEMNRVISDTAEYGCYLFDHACKPLIADYVKNAPSNLVGRPFNNGSNGVDNKELIEVNSIIRNHPVEEVGAWLRESMTAMKKIV, from the coding sequence ATGGCAAATTATTTCAATTCATTACCACTAAGATTACAATTAGAACAATTAGGAGTTTGTGAATTCATGGATCAATCTGAATTCGCAGAAGGAACTCAAGCATTAGCTGGTAAAAAAGTAGTAATCGTAGGATGTGGAGCTCAAGGTTTGAACCAAGGTTTAAACATGAGAGATTCAGGTTTAGATATTTCTTATGCTTTACGTGCTGAAGCTATTGCAGAAAAAAGAGCTTCTTATAAAAATGCTGCTGATAATGGTTTCAAAGTGGGAACCTATGAAGAATTAATCCCAACAGCTGATTTAGTATGTAACCTTACTCCAGATAAGCAACATACTGCAGTAGTGAATGCGATCATGCCTTTGATGAAAAAAGGCGCTACTTTAGCGTATTCTCACGGTTTTAATATCGTAGAAGAAGGAATGCAAATTCGTAAAGACTTAACCGTTATTATGTGTGCTCCAAAATGTCCGGGTTCTGAAGTTCGTGAAGAATACAAAAGAGGATTTGGTGTTCCAACCTTAATCGCAGTTCACCCAGAAAATGATCCAAATGGAGTAGGTTTGGCTCAAGCCAAAGCCTATGCAGTAGCAACAGGTGGACATAGAGCAGGTGTATTGCGTTCTTCATTCGTTGCTGAAGTAAAATCTGATTTAATGGGAGAACAAACTATCCTTTGTGGTTTATTGCAAACAGGTTCTATCTTGTGTTTTGACAAAATGGTAGCTGAAGGAGTAGATGCTGGATATGCTTCTAAATTAATTCAATACGGATGGGAAACCATTACTGAAGGATTGAAACATGGTGGTATCACTAATATGATGGACCGTTTATCAAATCCTGCTAAAATTGCCGCTTTCAATGTAGCTGAAGAATTGAAAGAGATTATGCGTCCGTTGTTCCAAAAACATATGGATGATATTATTTCAGGGCACTTCTCTAAAACCATGATGGAAGACTGGGCAAATGATGATAAAAATTTATTGGCTTGGAGAGCAGCAACTGGAGAAACAAATTTTGAAAAAACACCAGCTGGTGATGTCGAAATCTCGGAACAAGAGTATTATGACAATGGAGTATTAATGGTGGCCATGGTTAAAGCGGGTGTGGAATTAGCTTTTGAAGCGATGACTGACTCTGGAATCATTGAAGAATCAGCATATTACGAATCATTACACGAAACACCACTTATTGCCAATACCATTGCAAGAAAGAAATTATTTGAAATGAACCGAGTAATTTCTGATACAGCAGAGTATGGTTGTTACTTATTTGATCACGCATGTAAACCGTTAATTGCAGACTATGTTAAAAATGCGCCTTCTAATTTAGTGGGTCGTCCATTTAACAACGGAAGCAATGGAGTTGATAATAAAGAATTAATCGAAGTGAACAGCATCATTCGTAACCATCCAGTAGAAGAAGTGGGAGCTTGGTTGAGAGAATCGATGACGGCTATGAAGAAAATTGTATAG
- the acs gene encoding acetate--CoA ligase has product MSYYKIDNFEQYFKHYNKSIREPRKFWGKIAEENFTWYQQWDKVVDFDMENADIKWFTEAKVNIVKNCIDRHLAKRGEKTAIIFEPNNPDESALHITYNELYERVGKMANVLREQGIKKGDRVCIYLPMIPELAVSVLACARIGAIHSVVFAGFSASAVASRINDSECKMVITSDGGFRGNKTIDLKGIIDDALVNCPTVNSVLVAKRTNTTINMKEGRDQWLQPLLDAALTNNVAEIMDAEDPLFILYTSGSTGKPKGMVHTTAGYMVYTAYTFKNVFNYEENDIFWCTADIGWITGHSYILYGPLLNGATTVIFEGIPSYPDFSRFWEVIEKHKVTQFYTAPTAIRALAKESLDYVQKFPFKSLKVIGSVGEPINEEAWHWYNDHVGGKKCPVVDTWWQTETGGILISPIAFVTPTKPTYATLPLPGIQPVLMDDKRNEIEGNQVVGSLCIKFPWPGIARTIWGDHQRYKDTYFSAFPGKYFTGDGALRDEVGYYRITGRVDDVVIVSGHNLGTAPIEDAINEHPAVAESAIVGFPHDIKGNALYGYVILKETGEYRDRDNLSKEINQHISDHIGPIAKLDKIQFVSGLPKTRSGKIMRRILRKIAEGDFSNFGDTTTLLNPEVIEEIKVGKL; this is encoded by the coding sequence ATGAGTTACTACAAAATTGACAATTTCGAACAATACTTTAAACATTATAATAAATCCATTCGCGAACCAAGAAAATTTTGGGGAAAAATAGCAGAAGAAAACTTTACTTGGTACCAACAATGGGATAAAGTGGTTGACTTTGATATGGAGAATGCCGATATTAAATGGTTTACTGAAGCCAAAGTTAATATTGTTAAGAATTGTATCGATCGTCATTTGGCTAAAAGGGGAGAAAAAACAGCGATTATTTTTGAACCGAATAATCCAGACGAATCTGCACTGCATATCACTTACAATGAACTCTATGAACGTGTTGGAAAAATGGCCAATGTGTTGAGAGAACAAGGCATTAAAAAAGGCGATCGAGTTTGTATTTATCTTCCAATGATACCTGAATTAGCAGTTTCAGTTTTAGCGTGTGCCAGAATTGGTGCCATTCATTCCGTTGTTTTTGCAGGATTTTCTGCCTCAGCAGTTGCTTCGAGAATTAATGATTCTGAATGCAAAATGGTGATCACATCGGATGGTGGATTCCGTGGCAATAAAACCATTGATTTAAAAGGTATTATTGACGATGCATTGGTCAATTGTCCTACTGTTAACTCAGTATTAGTGGCCAAAAGAACAAATACTACTATCAATATGAAAGAAGGACGCGACCAATGGTTGCAACCTCTTTTGGATGCAGCGTTGACCAATAATGTTGCTGAAATAATGGATGCAGAAGATCCTTTGTTTATTTTGTATACTTCAGGTTCTACAGGAAAACCAAAAGGAATGGTGCACACTACAGCAGGTTATATGGTATATACCGCCTATACTTTTAAAAATGTTTTTAACTACGAAGAGAATGATATTTTTTGGTGTACTGCTGATATAGGTTGGATTACGGGTCATTCTTATATTCTGTACGGACCTTTATTAAACGGAGCCACAACAGTTATTTTTGAAGGAATTCCTTCTTATCCCGACTTCAGTCGTTTTTGGGAAGTGATCGAAAAACACAAAGTCACACAATTTTATACTGCGCCAACAGCCATTCGTGCATTGGCTAAAGAGAGTTTAGACTATGTACAAAAATTCCCATTCAAATCGTTAAAAGTAATTGGATCTGTAGGAGAACCTATTAATGAAGAAGCATGGCATTGGTACAATGACCACGTAGGTGGCAAAAAATGTCCCGTCGTTGATACTTGGTGGCAAACCGAAACAGGAGGTATTTTAATTTCTCCAATTGCTTTTGTAACCCCAACTAAACCGACTTATGCTACGCTACCATTACCGGGAATACAACCCGTACTAATGGATGATAAACGCAACGAAATTGAAGGTAATCAAGTGGTAGGTAGTTTGTGTATCAAATTTCCTTGGCCTGGAATAGCCAGAACTATTTGGGGAGACCACCAACGTTATAAAGACACTTATTTTAGTGCTTTCCCAGGTAAATATTTTACCGGTGATGGAGCTTTACGTGACGAAGTAGGTTATTATAGAATTACGGGTCGTGTTGATGATGTGGTTATTGTATCTGGACATAATTTAGGAACTGCGCCAATTGAAGACGCCATCAACGAGCATCCAGCCGTAGCTGAATCGGCGATTGTTGGTTTTCCTCATGATATCAAAGGGAATGCATTGTACGGTTATGTAATTTTAAAAGAAACAGGGGAGTACCGAGATAGAGATAATTTGAGCAAAGAAATCAACCAACATATTTCAGACCATATTGGGCCTATCGCGAAATTAGATAAAATTCAATTCGTATCCGGTTTACCTAAAACTCGTTCCGGAAAAATCATGCGTAGAATCTTGCGTAAAATTGCAGAAGGCGACTTCTCTAATTTTGGAGATACAACTACTTTATTAAATCCTGAAGTTATTGAAGAAATTAAAGTTGGTAAGCTATAA